A segment of the Anoplolepis gracilipes chromosome 14, ASM4749672v1, whole genome shotgun sequence genome:
aaatataaatacgacATTCGTACAAGCTATAATAATTCTCCTCAGCCTTATCTGCACTTTAATACATAGCAGCAGCATCTGCTGCATCAACAGAAACATGTAATACTAGTAAACAGACAATAGttcatcttaaaaatttttggtatattttacaatatatgttgcaattatttttacaaattagagATATTTCTAATCcacgatattattaatattaatcaatcttGATTAACGGAAGAATATGCAACGATATCGAGATaagattatttgattaattatttcaacgaAATCGAAATTTCGGCGACTCTAATCGAAACTGAAACTGATCTGACATTAATCATCCTCTAGATGTAAAAGTCTGCTATACTTGCGTGCAACTTGTTGaacgcgacggcgacgacgcgGTCCGATCGATCGACCGCGATCACCGTGCATCCATCCTTAATGACCTCTCTGAAGACCAGTTGCATCTCTTCAGGTGCACCGGGATCCTCGTACATTCCCATACCGATTGCGATGCACTCCTGACGCATCGATTGCTGTTGCACAGTCATGGCGTCCTCGATCCGGTCCTTGCTGAGGATCCTGAATTCGATGGCGCCGGTGCGATCGGTGCCGAGACAGACGGACATCGTTGATCTGAGCTTTGCCTGGAAGAAACACTACAGCATCGCTATAATAGCTGAGATCGATACGAACGCCCGGGTTTACACTTGTCTTGCGCATCCCGTTCCGGTTTTTCTGACAAGATTTCGTGTCGTGTCGGATCCGATAACAACATGAACTCGTGGAGCGTAAATATGTGTACTATAAACGTCAATATTTACAATGTCGATTGGTAGAATACACAATGATTActgtacaaaattaataaaaatattaaaaacgggTTTTGCGcgcttctttttataaaaaaaatgccttTATATGCAAGGTGTTTCatcattttaaaagatattgtcaattatcttgaaaataaaacatttttgtacaaaagttTTGTGATTTCAAAAGGGACATATAAGATGATATTATTGTTTGTCCTTGGATAAATTTGAAGGTCACATcaccttcaatttcttaaatgaaacCCCCATTTTTCATATAGCATTCTCTTATCACAGAACTTTTGtcacaaaactttttttgtatgaaacatttatcctgaaaatgttttattttcaagataattgattgtatatcttttaaaatgaaacaccTGTAACACTGTATAATTTGAAGTCACGATGTGAAATTTGTAACTTTCGAAACAGGTATTTTATgtcacataaattatataaattatattatttctatatttataatacattataatcaattaacaAAGAGGAGCGAGTTTCACTTTGAAGCACCAAACAAGGTATGTGTATCTAGACTATTCATACCTCACATCGTCTTACCTAGTTAATTCGCGAACGAGTGTCTTCTGCCAACAGAGTGCAGGCGTGTTGCTTGTGTATAGAATAATTGGCATAAAAATTGCATCACAAACACTCCATTACGGTATTTGTTTGATTACAGATACTATATCGTAGCAACATTTGATAACCGGTCACATGATGACCGGTGCATGACTATCGAGTTACAGCATCGAGTTAAAGCATTACAGTTGATTTTCTTGTTAGCgttgtcattttaattttattatagtgttaatttgtttattataagttttgcattttttcttaCGAATTTAAGATCGGAAGCGAAATTTtgagatttattaattctttccgtagcttataatttttgttacaatattttacttaataattaatacaatattatatgtatatttatatacaacatatttagtacaatataattttgtatatataatattttaagacattgatttatttctcgataaagcattgagaaataaataatttgtccatctgctataatttgatataatattattgatatattaattacacacaaaacaaaacaaaaacaacagagagagagagagaaaaaaattatagattatatataactaatccGTCCAATGTTTAGTAATTATGCAATTAAAGGAGGgacatgagaaaaaaaaattgcagaattataaaaagagaaagattttttaaatttatattcaatgaattttctaacatttaaataatatttaaatcatgtTTTAATCTCTCGCAACATTGTACagctttacaaaatattgcatttatataacatgtCATGTAATCTAACaaaatgtacaattaatttacaatcatTATTGTCATTGCGTGCATAAAAGCTTCTAGTCTGACATATGTTTTCctaatataatcaaatgtccTTACATTTCTGATTACATTTCTAGCGTGTGTGATGTCATAGAATATCTCTCTTTTGAACAATATCCTATTACATTATTCTATTCTGACATTATCGTTATTACCTAGTGACCTATTCAAGTAACATCAATGTACATCAATTTGTCCATCCGCTATGATGTATTATACAAATGTTTGCATgcaaatgtaacatttttcatAGCACGGTTTATTAAACATGTagcaaatgttatataaaatgcaacatatttttcgctcgcataaaacatttttctggactaatatacaatttttcttatttttattatatatattatggaacattctatttttaaaatatattgtttctatttttaaattttagtcttgaaaacatttctttttaatcggTTATAAAGTTGTTGTTTCCGAAATCggacataaaatatatgaatatctttttaaaataacaagagAAACTACAGATGAATTACTTTGCACTAGAATTGGGCATAcaaatttcttcaaatttaataattatgttattaattcttatttttatctctacattaattctttatttgaaagtttttaatttaaagatggTTTTTTTGGCGcgcgaaaatattaaaattgataagaaaaataaatgctgtgcaaaaaataaatgtgatgATTGCAActtgtattttaatactttaaatagATGATAAATGCCTTATTacgcatttaattaattttttaccattTAGAGAGTTAACTCTCGCTCGCGCACCgacattattcttttatcatgTTACTGCAAGATATCTCTTGGTCTCTTGGGCGgacaacatttaaaatataatcgttcATTGACTCTTTTATTCTGAAGATGCAGAAATAAATGACCTGTATGTTTCTTTGAGTTTTCTATCACACGTATAACTTTGAGGtcttgtacaaaaatttaatcttactGTACATTCttttaggaaatttttttttgcacataaacataataaatgtatatgattattatattttttttatatattatgttttatataatttatatatatatattatatataattttttttagatgtgCGCGATTATAATCTGAGATGGTGAGAATTAAAGCTAGATACTAATCAGaaagatattaatacaaagttaacaaaatcacaatttttgtttacagCAACGCTAAAATTACACGATTTTGATTATGATGTGAGCCTCTTGGCCACTAAGACACTCTTTTCATGTATCGGGTCTACTTTCTCGCTGAACTTTTTACCATTAAATTCGAATTCATCCAAGGAAACTTCCATTAACTTGTCAAAATGGAGTTTTTCAGCGATTCGTTGCGAATACTTGGACGTCATGATCGCCGAAGCCAAGGTTGGTATCTTGTCAGCGTTTGTTACCTCGTCGTTGCCGTGTATCGTAACAGGTGTCCTCACGTTTTTGTCACGTTTCAGTTCCTTGCCCAGCTCTAATGACGAAACGATTAGTAGCTCACCTATTCGTCGTTTTCCATAGGCTGGATGAGTTGCCAGAAACATGAGCTCGAGGATGCAACTGGCATTGTAATGCTTGAAAAGATTTATCTTCGAGTCGACATTTATCATGAAGTTTATCAGAGCCTTGGATGATTTATATCGACAGTTGTCTCTAAAGTGCTCAAAATAGCTCTTCTCCGAACTGTTGTCGGATACCtggaaaatcgaaaaatatattaatctaggAACAggtattaaagtttttatattatactattaaagttaaattattattaaatattataacacaaTGTATTtaggaaattaaattgtttaaattaattttatcttacttGAATTTTGTTGAAGCAGACACCGACAACCTCGTTACTGGTGATATCGATAGCCACTACACTGACACCGTCCTTAGCTGCGTTCAAACAAAGCTCTTCGAGTTCCTCGCATGCTCCTGGTTCAGAATTTAAGTCCACAGCTATAGATATGGACTCGTAAATGAAGAAGCTCTTTCTTAACACCTCAAGGGCACCCTCCAAGGTCTCGTCTGTTAAAGATTCGAATTCTATCCGACCATCCTCCGTCGAGCCCCAAGGCCGATAGGAAGGCATCCTTTTGCGTGTTTTACTGGAAAACAAGGACGATCTCATTCGTTCATATTGATTGTTTGGGGAAACGAAAGTcatcaaaagtaaatattattaaattagttcgaaaaagtaaaaaagtatatcgctgtattattataatgttgaattaaaaaattttgtattttatcttcttaatgctgtttttaattatacgttgcatttttataagttGAAAACTCCGATTACGAAATACCATTGCATATTTGTTATCCAAGTTGCTTTTAAAAGTGATTAAGTGTAATTAGCAACGTggataacaaatatataaagttaatttttcgaGAACATATAAACTTAATTACTCATAACATATACActtataactaaaatattgttgaaaatattgttcatGCAAATGGAAGAAATATAACTTGTCAGAAATAATGTCTATATTTTGAAATGGCAGGATGAAATGATATGTTCCTGTTGCAATTTAACAGATAATTgtgcatatttattatgacaATCAATGCTCGTAAATGGATGTAATAACAGTTACCTTGTCATAATAATAACTACATAAAAATGCGTGTTTTCgcgaaaaatgataaaattccaaataatattcaaattttgatacaatttttatatatattactgtatttaatttttatatattattttcatacgcTATtacataagtattatataataaatattgttttatataagtataaaaaataaaatcataataatcataatagcATTAGAAAGTAATTatgattagaaaatatttaaaattttgttttacagtTGATTTTATTGGTATCATTTGATATTCAATACTAAAGAGATAATAGTCTAAATGTCAATTTGAAattctgaataaataaattgaattatagaaataataccTCATGTTTGCGAAGAGACCTTAGCACGATGACTGTCCGCTATATACTGAGCAGTTATCATCGATAAACATACTCGCttatatgcaatatacatatatagtgtCGTTACGttacacaatatacatatatagttacGTCCGATAGACttcacgattctttcttttcaagaGGAATGTATAAACAATCAGAGATAATGATTCTAAGAACTCTCTACGGGAAATATCAAACCATGAGATAGTCGCACTCCACGAATATTACGTTAcgtggataataaaaattttaacaaacctcCGTAAGGCGAGACCaactataaataagataactCAAGAAGTCTTAAAAATCAAATGAAGAATAAACATTCGAACGGCTCTCTAAATTTCAAAAGacgtttaaataaaacagagtcaGCGTAACTCGAGGCAGTTGTTTAGAACTgtaatcataaatttgaaacggcGACGAAAACTTAAGAAGCATTTGATAAGAGAGCTCGCCTGACGGACCACctaaagtgacagctgtttattataaatttctaaatagcgaTAAGCGACTCTGACGGTATCAAACTCCTCATTGGCCAAATGGAAAAATCTCTTGAAccaatagagaaaaaatttttgagattCAAAGTCGAAGGAAACACCCCTTAAGCATAAGGgggcgttaattaaaattctaattcgtcCAATTGCCCAATGGAGAGGAGGTACGAATCCTAGTATATAATGAGGAAGCAATACGCCGCGACATcaattttttcagttttttcggTATCAGAATTAGCATCAGTATAACTCGTACGGTACCAACTATTTTCTTTCACCTCGGCTTCGAGACGCGGAATCGATCCTCGATCCCAACGTTTAACCCTTCGGGTGTTAACAAGTTCGAATATTAATACTTCCGATTCCGCGACGTGTGGTTCACCTAATATTTAACACGGACTCTCTGTGTAGTacggattaaaaatttaaacgataAAAGACGTCAAACATTGGGCACCTGTGAAATTCAACCCGACGCCGCTAAACCCACTGCCGAGGTCCTTTTAAAACCAACAAGTCCTTTTACCGACCAAATAACCTATTCTGTTAATTTCACCTCCCCCATTTAAAATTCggttatagtaattatagtgagacaattcttaatttttgatgttcttcattttattattactgtttgACCAGATACTTCTCATTTTACCtttgtcattataattaactccCCTTTTCGTTGTTTATGTTTACTTCCCATCCTCTTCATTTTCACGTagtctttctattttctctgcaaGTACCTGTGTATTTCGCGGACCCGGTATCTCGAGTACTGGtacgaaatataattaggtcgaacttgcaaactctttctattttatctgCGAGTTcctgtgtattttgcggaaccggtatctcttgtactggtacaaaatataactaggtTGAACTTGCAAggtctttctatttctctgcGGGTATCTAtgtattttgcggaaccggtatctcgtgtactggtacaaaatataattaggcaGAACCTCCAAATTCCTTCAATTTTCTCTACAAAAGCAAATTTCTCCTGAATTCCATTTTTCCTCTGgtcctttaattatttattacaatttattcattacctctttctttttgtgctattcctttttttttattttttatttatttcctttctttccttcttttctctccacttctttctccttctccctcctctctcctctctatattatgcattttaaataatataatttcctgacttaaattatattaagaacattataaattgtactaATTAGAACTGTCTCGCCgaaaataaacgataagtTTTCTGAAACATTTGCGTGGGTTCATAGTGGAGCCCGTTCATCCGAAACGTCTAAAGGCTAAAGCTAAACCGCAACCGTAAGAACCGACGCGCCCAAAGAGTTTTGACTCAGGCGacagcaaattataattttaagaacaatATTTCTAATCTTAAGATAGAATTAAAAGGTCAAATTTTCCGCGAACAGTCATCACACACACAGAGTCCCATCCCCCTCTTCCTCATTCAAGAGAACTGAAACCACCCCTCTCACCTGACCCTTCTCCTCGCACCCTCATCGACCTCCCTCCCCTTTCACATCCAGTAGTATCATCCTCGCACAAGCAACCCTCCCCATCGTCTCTCGATTTACCGGGGCCTTCTAACAAAGCTCCCTCTACTTCCGAACCCCCTCCGTGTCCACCCTCACCAGCCTCTACCATCCTGGGAGATTCACCCCCATCTTCCCCCCGCAATTCACCTGATTCTCAAGAGGAATCGGATGAAATTTGGGAGGCCCTTTGTGACATTGCCGAGGTCGTCGTAGAtctcgagaaagaaaacgcgAGTCACGCCGAAAATTCTAAACACCAACAACCTCCTCGTCCTCCGCCTCAAGATCCtatccaatatttaataaataatctcccAAGGACATCCCCTCTCAAAGGGCTCGTATACAATCGAGCCTGGTCCTGTTGATTTGACAACATTGCACTCCATCTTTGCAACCAACCCACCGGATCCGTTATCCCATGGTTCCTCCCCGGTCTTAGATATCCCCTCGCCGTTCCGATAGAGGCTCTCTGGAAGAAATTCCCTCCTTCCACGATTACCTTCAAGGAAGCATAATTCTTTTCCTGCCCCTTCCCTTAGAACTTAAatactattgtataaataccagTCAGGTAACAAaccctttttatttttccatttccaATTTACCTGACTGACGTCCCTCCGAActaatgtaacacccgcgaacgcacacgcacacacacatacttaagtaattaataagattaattaatttaattaaaatgccaattttttgaatcttatatcatatatatatttgattttttttcttaataaatgactaaaaatttaaaatattaaaaattctaatcaaatttattaatcctttCTAACACATTCCCTGACTCCCAGATCGcacaaggtcccgtcccgTATAACAGGGATTAacttcctttaccaaaaagggaccaccgaacGAACGGCCTACTGACCTAGTAAAAGAGACCCTCGAGGTCTTTGACCAGATCCGGCCTTGTACAGTTCGTTCGAGTCGAGAGTGTTAAGGTTTTACGCGTTTCGACAAGGATAAGTTCTGTCCTTtcattatctctttcttttcttttttttttttctcgagtctggacgtaacaatagAATACTGTTTATTACACTACTGTGCTTATCTGGGGTCCGCTGAACCGCCGTAATACTCTATTAAGTCCAATGAAAATACATGAATTTAGATACATGCACACAAATgaacatgtataataaattataaggaaattattatttaatattaatataaaaatataataataatataaaatcaatataaaacagtGCCCAAACATTCAAGTAGTTTTTCagattatgtataaatgtaaatatttatacataacatCATATCTAAATATAACTTGCTTTGTtgtctttaattttatgaaattattaattatataatatattatgacataattaatgacaaaatttaaaaaaaaattatttttttattctttcttaatatatgtttgtaatatatattatatttttttttacttttttttttacgatttttttactttttttattcattttttgtatatatgtttacacattcaatatatgttttatttaaaagctaaattatgtaataatactaTTAGTCTTCATGCGCTTATAGATAAGTACAGCCCTGATAATTGATACACtgtattttacacatacatCGATAGCGCACAAACACATGCGAATACAATGTACCGCACAGTAACATGCATTCTTGGAAAGGTCGCGGTCTCTCTTTCTGCGCACGTGCAGTTTTATAGCAATGCTAATTATTGCGCGAACATTGACttcaatttaatgaatatatatgtaatcgcTCATTATGATTGCAACAAGAACGCGTTTCATCCGTTTGTTTTTTACTTTCGATTAGTTG
Coding sequences within it:
- the LOC140673069 gene encoding uncharacterized protein isoform X1; the encoded protein is MSKTRKRMPSYRPWGSTEDGRIEFESLTDETLEGALEVLRKSFFIYESISIAVDLNSEPGACEELEELCLNAAKDGVSVVAIDITSNEVVGVCFNKIQVSDNSSEKSYFEHFRDNCRYKSSKALINFMINVDSKINLFKHYNASCILELMFLATHPAYGKRRIGELLIVSSLELGKELKRDKNVRTPVTIHGNDEVTNADKIPTLASAIMTSKYSQRIAEKLHFDKLMEVSLDEFEFNGKKFSEKVDPIHEKSVLVAKRLTS
- the LOC140673069 gene encoding uncharacterized protein isoform X2, which translates into the protein MPSYRPWGSTEDGRIEFESLTDETLEGALEVLRKSFFIYESISIAVDLNSEPGACEELEELCLNAAKDGVSVVAIDITSNEVVGVCFNKIQVSDNSSEKSYFEHFRDNCRYKSSKALINFMINVDSKINLFKHYNASCILELMFLATHPAYGKRRIGELLIVSSLELGKELKRDKNVRTPVTIHGNDEVTNADKIPTLASAIMTSKYSQRIAEKLHFDKLMEVSLDEFEFNGKKFSEKVDPIHEKSVLVAKRLTS